One segment of Primulina tabacum isolate GXHZ01 chromosome 14, ASM2559414v2, whole genome shotgun sequence DNA contains the following:
- the LOC142524920 gene encoding uncharacterized protein LOC142524920: MGGRPPVLDRESPLSLEILNEDLPINFRQPTVKDYDGSTDPEEHLGRFNNSALLHRYSDGVKCRVFLTTLVGPAQRWFDLLPPHSITSFREFSTMFINQYATSKRYLKTSLGLFNLKQGDTDSLRDFIRRFNSAALEVPAAATETLVNAFTQGLRGGQFFNSLVKKPPQSYDELLSRAEKYVNLEDAQRQRRVDIRPDDKNKGKEKVEPSRKRPAERTEERSRGPGPFPYAPLAMSLQRAMAICEERRKLERPKQAEKGPRLPPSDKFCEFHQEYGHVTNDCQKLGEEVQRIMQRDPHMKHLLARSEGRYRNDRRDRGPLGMNQRPQPRKNRPN; the protein is encoded by the coding sequence ATGGGGGGCCGACCTCCCGTGTTGGATAGGGAAAGTCCACTCTCCCTCGAAATACTAAATGAGGACCTCCCCATTAATTTCCGCCAGCCCACTGTTAAGGATTATGATGGAAGTACTGACCCCGAAGAACACCTGGGAAGGTTTAATAATTCCGCTTTGCTCCACCGATACTCAGATGGGGTCAAATGCCGGGTCTTCCTTACCACCCTGGTAGGACCCGCCCAGAGGTGGTTTGATCTGCTCCCGCCGCATTCTATTACCAGCTTCCGAGAATTCAGCACCATGTTCATAAACCAGTATGCTACAAGTAAGAGATACTTGAAAACATCATTGGGCCTGTTCAATTTGAAACAAGGAGATACAGATTCACTGAGGGACTTCATTAGACGATTCAACAGTGCGGCCTTGGAGGTCCCAGCTGCAGCAACAGAAACCCTGGTAAATGCTTTCACACAAGGGCTCCGAGGGGGACAGTTTTTCAATTCCTTGGTCAAGAAACCCCCTCAAAGCTATGATGAGCTCCTTAGCCGAGCTGAGAAATACGTGAACCTTGAGGATGCACAAAGGCAAAGGCGAGTGGATATCCGACCCGACGATAAAAATAAGGGGAAGGAGAAAGTGGAACCGAGTAGGAAGAGGCCTGCAGAAAGAACAGAGGAAAGGAGCCGAGGTCCTGGACCTTTCCCTTATGCCCCGTTGGCCATGAGTTTGCAAAGAGCTATGGCAATTTGCGAAGAAAGAAGAAAGTTAGAGCGCCCAAAACAAGCCGAAAAGGGGCCACGTTTACCTCCTTCAGATAAGTTTTGTGAGTTCCACCAGGAGTACGGCCACGTTACGAATGACTGCCAGAAATTGGGTGAAGAGGTCCAAAGGATCATGCAAAGAGACCCTCACATGAAGCACCTCTTAGCCCGATCAGAAGGAAGGTACCGAAATGATAGAAGGGATCGAGGACCTCTTGGGATGAATCAGAGGCCACAACCCCGGAAGAACCGACCCAACTGA
- the LOC142524903 gene encoding uncharacterized protein LOC142524903, which translates to MDGQIRQTNLTRTNSSLLRSSPTVKSSIQSLSSFNEITPDQEEEAVDLEEQKPHKRTGPMVQSVFPRSGPVLSILLLSVYTLFAFFHWGDIPTSENLLFALIFVAVLLFFVSRNRALVNKKLNFCKQLCEECAKRYGFSFFTLKNQAKPVQWFIGESNMSQFNRKKLIKKQGSIGKIVREGVEFYSNGDFYEGEFHKGRCNGSGVYNYFVNGRYEGDWIDGKYDGYGIESWARGSRFRGQYRQGLRNGYGVYKFYTGDTYAGEWCNGQSHGVGVQTCADGSSFVGEFKCGVKHGLGCYHFRNGDKYAGEYFGDKVHGFGVYNFANGHCYEGSWHEGRKQGYGMYTFRNGDTKCGQWDNGNLTTPIPRLNDSVLRAVEAARKTARNAFHIHRVDEQVNKAVIAANRAATASRVAAVKAVQNRIHGKFCDTNT; encoded by the exons ATGGACGGTCAGATAAGACAGACGAATCTTACTAGGACCAATTCTTCACTCCTCAGGTCCTCCCCCACCGTTAAATCTTCGATTCAGAGCTTATCTTCGTTTAACGAGATAACACCTGATCAAGAAGAAGAAGCGGTAGACCTCGAGGAGCAGAAGCCGCACAAGAGAACCGGTCCAATGGTTCAATCCGTTTTTCCGCGTTCGGGACCGGTTCTCTCGATCCTTTTGCTATCTGTTTACACCCTTTTCGCATTTTTCCATTGGGGTGATATACCCACTTCGGAGAATTTACTTTTTGCCTTGATTTTCGTGGCCGTTTTACTGTTCTTTGTCTCCAGAAACAGAGCATTAGTTAACAAAAAACTCAACTTTTGCAAGCAATTGTGCGAAGAATGCGCTAAAAGATACGGTTTTTCCTTCTTTACCTTGAAGAATCAGGCAAAACCAGTGCAATGGTTCATAGGGGAATCGAACATGAGCCAATTTAACCGGAAGAAGCTTATTAAAAAGCAGGGTAGTATTGGAAAGATTGTGAGAGAAGGGGTGGAGTTTTACAGTAATGGCGATTTTTACGAAGGGGAGTTTCACAAGGGCAGGTGCAATGGGAGTGGAGTGTATAATTACTTTGTGAATGGCCGGTATGAAGGGGATTGGATTGATGGAAAGTACGATGGTTACGGGATAGAGAGTTGGGCAAGAGGGAGTAGATTTAGAGGGCAGTACAGGCAAGGATTAAGGAATGGGTATGGTGTTTACAAGTTCTACACTGGGGATACATATGCCGGAGAGTGGTGTAATGGGCAGAGTCATGGGGTCGGAGTGCAGACTTGTGCTGATGGGAGCTCTTTTGTTGGGGAATTTAAGTGCGGAGTTAAACATGGCCTTGGTTGTTACCATTTCAG GAATGGAGATAAATATGCTGGTGAGTATTTTGGAGACAAAGTCCATGGTTTTGGCGTATACAACTTTGCAAATGGTCACTGCTACGAGGGATCTTGGCACGAGGGGCGTAAGCAAGGTTATGGCATGTATACTTTTCGAAACGGCGACACCAAGTGTGGCCAATGGGACAATGGCAATCTTACAACGCCTATTCCCCGTCTAAACGACTCAGTTCTTCGAGCCGTTGAG GCTGCAAGAAAAACAGCCAGAAATGCTTTTCACATACACCGAGTAGACGAACAAGTTAACAAGGCCGTGATAGCTGCAAACCGGGCTGCAACAGCCTCGAGGGTTGCTGCCGTGAAAGCCGTCCAGAATAGGATCCATGGAAAATTTTGCGATACTAACACTTAA